The Podarcis muralis chromosome Z, rPodMur119.hap1.1, whole genome shotgun sequence DNA segment aaccatgatgCAGTAGAACATAGtcctcatggctagtagccatcaatagccatcTCCTCAATTAATTCGTCtggtcctctttcaaagccacccaagttttgctcttttctctaaaccaaaaagtcccaaatgttgaAACCTTTCCTCAGAGCAAGGATTCCTCACCTGGGAGAGAGAACAATGGCTGCTGGTTCATTAGGGTGAATTGGGCACTGGCCCTCCAACCTCAGTCTACCTATagccagcaactctgggtggctttcaacaccTATAGAAACATAActaaacattaaacaacttccctatctagggctgtcttcacatgtcttctaaaggttgtatagttcccTATCTCTTCGGCTTGGCAGTTgtgtaactccataccctccaacatttctccagtgacaatagggacctcctaaggaAAAGTCAGCTATTCCAGGACTAAAGGAGAAacagggacggcttctgtaaatccggtactgtctctggaaaatagggacacttggagggtcggtTATTACACACAACCACCCCAAGGGGTGGCCCTGCCTGTCAGCTGCCTCCTCTTTAGTCTCAGTGTCAGCTTCTATGCAACACAGCAGGAAGGAGGGCAGAGACAGAACCAGAACAGTGGGCTCTGCCAGTTACTGCCTCTAGCTCTAGCTCCTGTTGGCCTCCCAGCCTTCTGCCCTAGCATAGACAGACACATCCAGGTTAGGCCCTTAGGGTAAATGGAGCTCTGCCCCACCAACACCTGCCCTCAACCCTCTCTTGGCATTTGAGCATCCATTTTGCaacatttccttgacatctgaccagagagcgttccacagagcaggcaccactaccaagaaggccctcttcctggttccctgtaacctcacttcttccagtgagggaaccaccaggaggccctCAGAGGTAacgatggagacgctccttcaggtatactgggctgaggccatttagggcttgaaatgtgagcaccaacactttgaattgtgctcggaaatgtactgggagccagtgtaggtctttcaagaccggtgttatatggtctctgcggccactcccagtcaccagtctagctgccacattctgaattagttgtagtttctgggtcaccttcaagcagcctgtccacatcctcagaggtaataGATtagaattgatcccatgcaatttgactagacaggagtaaagcactctcccaccctggccctgcacccacggtggagtctacctttTTTTGAATCTGAgctactttatctgcaaaaaaaacccctatctatgacttttagaagacatctgaaggcagccctgtatcaggaaattttaaatgtctaatgttttacatttttttatgtgctgtaagccacccagagtggctgaggaaacccagccagatgggtgtggtataaaaaatattagtattagtattcagaagcatgttcCACCTGGGCTAGAAGACAAACAACACAGGGCTGTCCTCAAGGTATTCAGGTTCTGAACTGCAGTTCTCTAATGGTGTTGAAAAGGACTAACCCCAAGCCTCATTTTGTTTAGGTATGAGTCTGACAAAGAAAAGCAGTGTGAGATTTACCTCCAGAGTGGTGATATTAACACTGGATGCCGCTTCCGTGAGATTAAACAGTTTAAATACTTTCACATTTATGTCAACACAAGTGACGGTATGAAGGTTTTCCAAAAAGAAATGCAGTTGCAGAACCAAGGTATAGATTTCCTGCTGAGCCAAACCAACTTGTGGGTGTATTTATAAGTGGGAGCCCTatagcccaggggtaggcaacctaaggcccatgagccagatgcggcccaatcgccttctaaatccggcccatagacagtccaggaatcagcatgtttttacatgagtagaatgtgaccttttatttaaaatgcatctcagggttatttgtggggcctacctagtgtttttacatgagtagaatgtgtgttcttatttaaaatgcatccctgagttatttgtggggcataggaattcattcatttccccccaaaatatagtctggcccaccacatggtctgagggatggtggaccggcccacggctgaaaaaggttgctgacccctgctatagctGGTGTGTCAGAACGGACTAATTCAGTTCAGTGAAGTTTACTGAATTATCTAAAGATCCCTGAACTACTTTAATTGCTGGGTGAGTGGAATGTGACTAAATTCATTTGCAGGTAGAACTTTGAACAGTTTCTAAGTCCATCCCcttacatgttttgttttttaaaaactatttaagcTCTTTGGGATTCTTTTACTTGAAGAAATGTAATTGTTGGGCAAATAAATTTAAGCATTTCACTGTAGGTGTTTGTTTTTATGTTAGTCTTGTGAGGTTCAGGTCCACACTTGTAACAGTCTTCTTCTTAAGTGTATTTCATACTTCAGCACAGAACATTGTAAtattctctctatctctctccctctctctctctctctctcgccggGAGTTATTTGGATGACCTCAAACTGTGAACTGGTTATTTTTGTAAAGAAACAAACATGAACAGGAATTAGTTCCTCTTTGGACATGATGCACTtgaattgattattatttttcaatgaaCTTTCCATGCTCTGCCTGCAACACAGGAGAAAAGAGGCCCAAATTCTTCATCCTGTTCTGTTGGGACTCAGAGCCCTTATCTGCATGATCTTATCTGCATTTTCGGAGCTCAGCCCTGATGAAGAGTCCTCATCCTCCACCCACACTTTCCTTTCTGACCTTCGTTCTAGAGGTGTATTATGTTATTTACTCCCACTTCAGATCAGACCTAAgtcacaaaggggggggggctggagaccAAATGCGAGCAGGCTGTCCCTTCTCATTGCCAGAGATTCTGGTTTGTTCCAAAATAGGTGCCCAAACGCCACGCCTAAATGGGCCCAATAAAGTGCAATTAAATTGCAGTTAAGGCTTTAAGGCAATTGTGCCtttaattaaaagcttcctttttGCAGGTTCTTCCTTTTTATCAATTCCTGTTCAGTGCAGTTGAAGACGTAATGTTGACGTGCCCCTTAATTGCCTTTAATTTGTAAGCTGGTGTCtcctgcataaaggtaaagggacccctgaccattaggtctagttgtggatgactctagttgcggtgctcatctcactttactggccaagagagctggccagcatgactaagccacttctggcgaaccagagcagcgcacggaaatgccatttaccttcccgccggagcggtacctatttatctacttgcactttgacgtgctttcaaactgctaggtttgcaggagcagggaccaagcaacaggagctcaccccgtcatggggattcgaactgtcaaccttctgatcggcaagccctaggctctgtggtttttagaccacagtgccacccgcgtcccacccatgTCTCCTGCATATAGGAGGGCAATTTCACATCCAAAGACAATGTCAACAATTTTGTACCTTTCATATATAAAATAATTTCAAATCcaattcagaaatagactgggaTCCTTTACCACATAAAATGTTCTTTGAGCTGAGAATCCAAAGAAAGGATAAGTAATGGGATCTTCTGATCTTCCAGATCATGCTGTTTCTCATGAGCATGTGGAACTGCTCTGTGAGTAGGCTGCAGATTTAgatcagaggttcccaaacttatttgacCTACCACTGACTTTTCGGGGGTGTAGGTGTGTGGAAATCCTACCTTCTTTAAGTGAAGAAACAGAAAGATGTAGTGACAAAATTGCGTTCTTTTATGCATCTATATTTCTACCTATACCTTAAGAAAAAGTAAGTAAAGAAGTTCTTTAAGTAAAGAAAGATGTAGTTATAAACAAGACACCTTGAAGCTTGGAATTCTAAAATCATTTATTAAAACCAACCATAGTAACATTCACATTGCACACTGAAAATTAAGATAACAAAGATAATATTGAAAGGCATTGTCCCCATCACACAATGGTGCCCAACCTAGCAGTGAGGGTCATTACGCAACAGATGAATCATGTACGAATGGTTTTTCAAAATGTTCTCTTCTTTACACTTTCACggcccccttatttttattcaattccCCCTAATTGCACCCAAGGCTACTGCCTCGCCCCTGGATTGTTCCAGTGCCCCCCGGGGGGTGGCATCACCCACTGATTTAGATCCTGATATGAGCCAAGGGAGGTAGAGTGGCTGTTGCATATACACTGTTGCATATTCTCCCTCTCGCATATACACAgatttcctttctccctcctagtGAAACCCAGTCCACCCATTGACTTCCGCTTTGAGAAGAAGAGCAACAACCAGCTGCTACTGTCTTGGGGTTCAGCCAGCCCCAAAAACCACTGCTTGGAGCATTATATCACGTATAAAAGCAGCAAGGACAAAAAATGGCAGGTACTGGTGTTATCTCAGTTGGGAGGGCTAAGTGCAGATTTGCCTTGACCTTCTGATGTGGaagccacagcccccccccccccattataaaaTATTGTTATACGGGGGgttgggggtgtggggtgtggcaaGGATCCCTTCAACTCCTGGGTGCTAGATCCTCCCTATAATTTCTGGTTTTAGTAAAAGTTGGAATTGATTAATTGAAGGTTTGATTAAGCTGTGCCAAACTCTGCTGGATTTGGCTTAGGCATAGTTAGCTGAGTGTGGTTCATTAGAGGAACGAAACCAATAATGGCAGAGTCATTAGCCCCTCAAGAAAGCCATTAGGAGGGTGGAGATTATGCCAAGCAAGGAAGGGTGGGGCCCCTCTTTCAGCTGTGTGTAGAGGGCAGAGAAAAGGGTCAGACATGAACCAGAGGCTGCAGCAATGGAAGGAACAGGACCCGCTTGGGATGTGAATGCTCTGCACTCCCTCCATctaggctcaggctgtatatacgagtaaataaaccatataccataaagatgtcacagtctccactgtgtgtCTTTGTCTAAAAGGAAACACAGCCTCTGGTAAGTGCCCCTGGGatctcacaccacttggagactggggtggtgtgTGTAACAATACAATTCCTCATTTGGTAAGCGTTTCCCAGTTGTGCTCCTTGCCCAAACTAAATCTTCTCTTTTCTTCAGAGCCCAACTCTCATAGGAAGAGATTAATCTCTCCCTTTAggcttctctctgtttctcatttttcctgtctAAAGTTCAGCTCTTCACCTTTCCTCAGCAGTGTATGGAGACCCATAGCTGCTTCCAGCGAGATTTCAGGGTGGCCCATGGAATCTTGCAGAGTTCTCATGAGATTTCACAGGGCTCTCATGAGATCACTGGTCAGCAAGGCTTCAGCCAGGGTGCACTCAGGGTGGCactttcctgtttcacctcaggcagcaaaatgttctgGGCTGCCCCTTGTGATGGTGAGTTCCATAGTTGTAACTCTCCTCTCTGTGAAGAGGTgcttttattttgtctgtcctggaccttccaacgttcagcttcaccaGACAGCCCCAAGTTCTAATATTATATGAGAGGAAGAAAAGATGTGTCCTCTGCACTGCATAATCATATAAACTTGTATCGTGTCTTCTCTTGCCAACtatttctctgaactaaaaagccACAAATGTTGAAACCTTTCCTCACAGAGAGTTGCTCCAATCCCTTGATCATTTTACTCAGTTGCGGGGGAAGAGCTGCTGGGTTTCGCATGAGGCTGATTAGGGGAGGCaccaagggcggggggggggggtactgctGCTTTCTGTGCCAGGTGCACATTTACCTCTCTGGCATTCCCTTTCAGGAAGTGAAGACCAATGATATGAAGTACAGCATAGCCAGTGTGGACCCCAAAAAGCTCTACACGTTCTATGTCAAGTCTAAAGTAAAGTCTGTTTGTGCAACCACAAACTTTTGGAGCGACCCAGCCGGTCCTTTATTCTGGGGGAGAAACACCACTAGCGAAGGTACAGACGATCTTTCTATTATGGTATGATGCTGGTATGATGCTGTGGTATGATGCTGGAACCCACAGAGGATGAATCACGTCTAGGAGACCACGGAGAGGGAGTTCTGACTGAACAAGAGTTGGGAGCAGAATGAAGCCTTTTAAACCTCTGTATTCTGACTTTCTCCTTGAGGCTTCACCTCCTTGGAGAGAATGGAGAATCCTTGAAGGGCCCAGCCCTCtagccagggctggattaaccattgaTCAAAATAAGCActgcttagggcatcaagggagGGGGGGGCACCAGAGAAATTGTCCGTTGCCGGATTTACCATGGACCATATGGTGCAGCTGGAAAAAACAAAAGAGTCCCACAAtaatgaaaaaacacacacacaaaataataaaaataatactgaAACAATAATAATAGAGGTTAATGATATAGATTGATCCTGGGAATGCAACAAAATTAGAGTCTGCTAACTATGGTAGTATACTGCCACTCGGTCCACTGAGACTCACATGATCATTCAGAATAGCAGTAACaatgaattgcacatttattcaaaaaccCACTTAAAACTGTTTGCTGCAATTAATTCAGCAGAAcagatgaacttgatccagtgataacGGCTTTTCAAAGTCTGGCAGTCATTTAACAAGAAATCATAGATGCCACACTGAGTTACTGCTTCATTGCTCAGTCCATTCATACTGCGATGGATGGGCTTGATGAGGGGGTGCCAGTTTCCCAATGCCTGGTCCAAAGccatagtagaatcatagaatggtagagttggaagggataactcagctggtagagcatgagactcttaatctcagggttgtgggttccagccccatgttggggaaaagattcctgcattccagggagcTGGACTAAAATGAGGCTCATGGTCTCTTgagactctgcaattctatgattctatgcaggaAAGTCACTTAGCAGGAATCTTAAACCACCACCTTCCCTGCTACCCCCTGAGTGAGTTgtgctggttgctgatttgctataGGGCATTTTCAAGGCCATTTTCCTGATTCAAAAAGCCCTTAGCAACTTGGTCCCAAAGGACCTTAAAGGCTCACTGATTTCTTACACTCTACTTCAGTCACTGAGTTCTTCCTGGTGGTTCCAGAAGCCCTGCGCTCTTGTTGGCCTTAGCCAGAGACCAAGCCTTTGGTGTGGCAGGccatgccctgtggaactccctgccaatagaGGTTCGGCAGAAACAACCCCTGCCTTCTTTAAGATATCCCCTGAAAACTATATTGTTTAGATAAGTCTTTGTAATAAGAATTTCTCTTTTTAACCCACCAGCATTTATTGATGTGTTTAGTGATGCTTTAAGTGACATCTTTCTGAATTTATTATAACTTTGTATGTTGTATATCGCCTTGCTCTATATTTATGGAAGTGCAGATTATAAATCATTTAGTTACCTGGAAACTGAGGTTTCTACAACTAAAATGGATTAAAGtgcctagcacaacaaatccatgttttttccttttgaaaaaatatataccgtatttttccgtgtataagacatgggttgtttttttttttaccaaaaattaggtttaaaattggggctcgtcttatacacgggtagtgctgaggggtgttttcttaatttggagtcccccaaaatagggggcgttttATACATCTTCTTGTAGATTGGAAGGTGATTGGGAAATGCATCATAAAGTGAGAAAATTGTTAATGGGAAAATGTCTAAGAGATATAAAGACAGTGCAAGCAAGTCAGggtgaaagcaaaatgagtgatTTTTGCCATATGACTTCCCTGCGAATAAATAGGAATAAATGCTTAATAAAGCCCAGATGTAATCTAACCTCCAAGGAAGCTTTGTGAAAGTGAATCATGACAAATGCTGattaaacaggttgtctggatatatatatatatatatatatatgccctaAACAGGATTGTTCcataaaaagaaatatttataaTCATTCAACCCTTCCACTCATCTTATAAAATGCAGTTTGAAAAATAATGGGTGGGAGAATTAAAGAGATCTGATATTGCTTGCTTCTCCATGGGGGCGATGAGCTGAGAAAGGTGTAGGGAGGGGGAGGCCTTTTTTCGAGGGGTGTttcacaaatataaaaacaaccgCTGTTTCAATTCTAATTCAAAACAGTGAATTCTGAAGGGCTTTTCAAAAGTAAGCAGTACTGCCCTCTACTGGGCACTCTGGGGCCTGCAACTTCTAAGATCCATGTTTGAGATTAAAAGTGCTTCCAAATGCTCTTGTTTATAGAGCTTTtgagtttggtttggttttgcaaggaggtaataataataataatacttttattatttgtaccccacccatctgactagggactcagctatacagctgcaaatataatgttttaagtgcattatacaaatgtgacactagatggcaatggtgagcttaaTGACAAAttcaatgcactttttaaaactttttttaaaaaaaccaattttcacagcttttatatatgtgtgtgtgtctagattctacctgggttgccccagccactctggagggCTTCCAGCatgtattaaaacataataaaacattaaaaaacttccctaaataataatataagTCAAGTTATAAGTCAAGCCACTGCCATCTCAAAAAACGTCCAGTCTTTAGGGGAAGGCGAAAACGGTTTTGTTGAGCAAGAGCCCCAAATCAGATTtaataattgtgcaacctgaacttTGCAGTAGGTGATGGAGTCCCGCCTTGGAAGAGTCTGCAAGTGCTCCCAACAAATGACAGATCCCTAGGATGCCTCCTTGTTGGCTGAGTCCCACCTGCAAGCtgcagcagtgggacatggcctcCCTTtctggagccactgcagagagaCACCTCTGTTTCCCTAGCGGCACTTGGCTTTAAGCCAGAACCTAGGCAGGAAAGCTGTGGGACCAGAGTTTCCAGAGGCCtgtattgctgcctcctgtgtttgACTGGCTACCCAGCCCCTCCAGGAACAACACAGCCTCCAACATTCCTTGGATGAGAATaaggacattctattctacatcagcATCACTGATTGAGCATCTTCTCCTGGTCAGGCACAAAAGTTATTTAAGGATACATACAAAACTGTGGAATTTAGGGGAGCCTGAGGGAAGAAGAAAACCCCCAATCAGTAAATACAACTAGCTAGCAGTGATACTGATGTAGAACAGAAGCTACTTCCctcttttcatctgaggaatgttggatggtatggaacAATGTCCCTCGTCTAGGCAGCTCCAGTGACCTAGGGAAGGTAGGGACAGGCAATGTGGGGCTATTCCTCTTTCTCTGGTGCATGCTTTCTAACGCCCAGGCTTGTCTCACTCAGATGACCCTCCTGTCTCAATCTGGATACAGAGAATCATCATCTCTGTAGGTtctgtcctcctcctgcttctccttctcttgaTCCTAATGCGCATGGAGAGGTAAGTTGAGCAATCATACTAGACCCATGGCTGACTTTGCTTTGTGGGACATGGGGGGACAGCCTAGCTGGCAACTGGGAACAGCTCACCAGTAAAGACGGTTGGTTTCCCCATGCTTGCTCTCTCATCTCTGTCCTATCCAAAATGGCTCAGAAGGTGAATGATGTTCTGTGACAAGCAAATGTTGGCAACTGAGGGTCATGGATGGCTATCATCCAGGTCCCCACGTTTCAGAGGCCATTAGCTGCTAGTGCCTCTGCTGGGAGCTCCGGGATTGGCTTGAACAACtgagcagcctttcccaaacctgatgccctccatatattttggactacaactcccatcatccctagctaatgccaggatgatgggagctgaagtctgaAGTATCTAGAAGGCCCCAGTCCCCAGTTTGTGGAAGGCCCCAGTGGGGGAACTGACCATGTCATCTGTCATCAAGGACAATCAGCAGGAGCAACAGCAGCTGAACAGATGGAGGGGGGTGTACAGTACTTCAGATTTCTTGGCACGGTTTCAAAAGCATTTTAAGAGCAAACAAAAATGAGCCTTACAAAATAATGTGCCACAAAAAACAAATTTCATTTTGAGTGCTTTTGCTGCAGACCGAAGGCTAGTTTAAAAAGAAGAACTGGTCCTTGCAGAGCACTGACTTCACTGCTAGCAGCAGAGAAAAAGGGCTTGTCAGTTTGCTCTGTTGCCGCTCAGCCAGAATGATTTTCAGTACACGATGAGGTCACTTTTTCCATACACATCTCATCACAGACTGAAAACCAATCCAGCTCTATGACGGAACACAGTTCACTGAGTGGCCAGGACTGACTTTTATGAATGAGCCCCACAAATAAGGTTGATGTTCTTGGAAAGATCAACAGTGCCACCTTGCTGGGGATGGTCGTTGGTTTGGCTCTCCAGGCAACATTCCCTTAGAGGGAGAACTCTTTGCAATTCTGGGCACTCTACCTAGTATCTCTCAAAACAATAAAGACAAAACCCCACCTCTAATCAATTTAACTTCCCCACAGAGTTTGGCTGGTACTGATGCCCAGGATTCCCAACCCCAGGAATAAATTTGAAGATCTTTTTACTGCGCACCAAGGCAATTTCTCGGTAAGAAACTGGGCTATGTAGACTCTCTATCCTCTCAAGATAATCTCCCAGGTcagaagccctgccccacatgacTATAACATTGCTAGGAAAGGGGTAAGGGGCATGCCTCTGCCCCAGATATTTTTTTTCAGTGCTCCAAGTGTTTCTGAGTGGGCAAATGATTTTGGGAGCAATTTTATTGTGGGTGATCTTGGCTAGAATATTAATTTGGGGAAAACATTAATTTAAGGACACATTACCTATTTATGATTTGGGGAGGTAATCAGGGGTAATTTAAAGGTAAATTCGATTTATTTGGACAGGTTCTGTTGGGAAATCAATTGGGGGAGGGGTTAAAGGAATTAAAATGCACTGTCCCAGGGAGGAGTGAAACTTAAGAAGAACATGCCTGTGATCATTTAGATGGGAAATTTGGTAGCTTGTGTTCTGCAACATTTGAAGTCAGAATTTGCATCTCTGCATAGAGAGATGGCAAAATGCCTGCAGAGGACTGACTTGGCCAAGCCTCAGATAACTGGAGGCTCTAAGGCTTGCAGAATCTCAGAGTCTAGTTTTGCAAGCGTACTGTCTGTGCACAACTATATCTCTACATTGTGGGTGGTATAGAAAGGCAGAAGAAGACCAGTGCTTTTGTC contains these protein-coding regions:
- the IL2RG gene encoding cytokine receptor common subunit gamma, producing MEASREQRMFLVLVLLFLGRTEQATESSPQQDLECIVFDYEYMDCDWGSKQKPAGNYSLYYWYESDKEKQCEIYLQSGDINTGCRFREIKQFKYFHIYVNTSDGMKVFQKEMQLQNQVKPSPPIDFRFEKKSNNQLLLSWGSASPKNHCLEHYITYKSSKDKKWQEVKTNDMKYSIASVDPKKLYTFYVKSKVKSVCATTNFWSDPAGPLFWGRNTTSEDDPPVSIWIQRIIISVGSVLLLLLLLLILMRMERVWLVLMPRIPNPRNKFEDLFTAHQGNFSEWAGVSKDAVESFKPNYRESICCVSELFPGGGYLPICNNAMGKAGGVAGIPADPTLKVNIE